Proteins encoded together in one Gemmatimonadota bacterium window:
- a CDS encoding GWxTD domain-containing protein produces MMQNTMRYLLSILLLVFSSAVKCEDLPQREAVPRLAVFPLLSEKDSDYGIFMADRLVDELMRYRDIPAYQGRWFELVEPDTIPQDRMERILETKQALKDYDLFLLKTAARADRALIGFVSDAGTRTLHVRIVDLDTGEPIWMGKARDDVEWQWIYAQRDIGEIALGNLMSQLGFQEANRHGMMMRSDEWPLQAVFAPLHTSQKALVGGYERLIREGMVGDGLFDGLDMSQPIGTRLSAADRKLLAHRADAVLCGSLMATGKDNAINAVGVALRLIDTSSGRILWAGSANGRRVWRKDRFDDLSQTIATDLIAGLAKVKSGTQTDAWANQPEPQDGPGWVNRGMVALERGLLSDAEEAFLKAESFEDSQVLSYEGLGRVYARRPALRQRAVSYFYRAIEADTTRADLYYQMASVYFDIGTDQCVDMASRAIEIDSTYSAPYQLLGDWFSRDDFYALSQDNATAAAYYTRYLSLEPDDVNAVAKLGAVLLRMEDQQAIARQILPFMKRHPEALDLLPVASQWAYRAGDYERASVYWNRFLERIDAQTLALYVDPTPILSDAQRAVYNALPDTEKQNFIDRFWMQKDLDPTTEVNERLQEHYQRVWMARQYFAESAYPYDRRGEVYLRYGEPDYRSRSGRAPGVMSVAVQRVKDELYAQLYTRPSEGALVGTVFPVRSSRAMMADSFDMMVGRRAVASHVMGDGYLPVTSGEDNSLVPWESWVYVTIGGGMEITFTDEMGSGHFNFAPIPLRQPIGMRSIARIQENAPETVYMQALGEMPEQYRPWWQTRELEFYYDVADARGGYFMTRVDVAYGLPIDVVKIGRGDLTLAIALYDSVTNRAFRMRRTVVRKDTPSDSNAMLTDLLTLPVPPGTYHLTVKAENVSANRVGLLRQVLAVESYGDSELQMSDPVLAAQIDETDVEDAFRRQNLRVLPLPTRAFLVGQEMGLYFEVYNLVADAFGQTRYRVTIQIAALEQVEGLRMLLTGQEVNPEVSMSFEQVDTQPSVQVYQFVDLTKAKQGRNRVKIIVEDLNARMQVAKEIVFRYGQ; encoded by the coding sequence ATGATGCAAAATACAATGAGATATCTTCTTTCAATTTTATTGCTCGTGTTTTCTTCTGCTGTGAAGTGTGAGGATTTGCCGCAGCGCGAAGCGGTTCCCCGTCTGGCGGTGTTTCCACTACTTTCAGAGAAAGACTCTGATTACGGAATTTTTATGGCTGATCGATTGGTGGATGAGTTGATGCGCTATCGGGATATTCCCGCCTATCAGGGGCGCTGGTTTGAACTGGTGGAGCCTGATACGATTCCACAGGATCGGATGGAGAGGATATTGGAGACCAAACAGGCGTTGAAAGACTATGATTTATTTTTGTTGAAAACAGCGGCTCGCGCGGATCGGGCGTTGATCGGATTTGTTTCTGATGCCGGGACGCGCACATTGCATGTGCGGATTGTGGATCTGGACACTGGAGAACCTATTTGGATGGGCAAAGCGCGAGATGATGTCGAATGGCAGTGGATCTATGCCCAGCGCGATATAGGAGAGATTGCACTGGGCAATTTGATGTCGCAACTCGGGTTTCAGGAAGCCAATCGGCACGGCATGATGATGCGGTCAGATGAGTGGCCGTTGCAGGCGGTATTCGCGCCTTTGCACACTTCGCAAAAAGCGCTGGTGGGCGGGTATGAGCGGTTGATCAGGGAGGGTATGGTAGGTGATGGATTGTTTGATGGACTGGATATGTCACAGCCCATAGGTACGCGTCTGAGTGCTGCGGATCGGAAGTTGTTGGCGCATAGGGCAGATGCTGTTTTATGCGGTAGTTTGATGGCGACTGGCAAGGATAATGCGATTAATGCTGTAGGGGTTGCACTGCGGCTGATTGATACGTCTTCTGGTCGTATTTTGTGGGCGGGCAGTGCCAATGGTCGGCGCGTCTGGCGCAAGGATCGGTTTGACGATTTGTCGCAGACGATTGCCACAGATCTGATCGCGGGATTGGCAAAGGTTAAATCGGGCACTCAGACAGATGCCTGGGCTAATCAGCCAGAGCCACAAGATGGACCGGGCTGGGTGAATCGGGGGATGGTCGCGTTGGAACGCGGGCTTTTGAGCGATGCTGAAGAGGCATTTTTGAAGGCGGAATCTTTTGAGGATAGCCAGGTGCTATCTTATGAGGGATTGGGACGGGTTTATGCGCGACGCCCAGCCCTTCGACAGCGCGCGGTTTCGTATTTTTATCGCGCTATAGAGGCGGATACGACGCGCGCAGATTTGTATTACCAGATGGCGTCGGTGTATTTTGATATCGGTACGGATCAGTGCGTGGATATGGCGTCTCGGGCGATTGAGATTGATTCGACGTATAGCGCACCCTATCAGTTGTTGGGAGACTGGTTTTCGCGCGATGATTTTTACGCTTTGTCTCAGGACAATGCAACAGCCGCTGCGTATTATACGCGCTATTTGTCTCTGGAGCCGGATGATGTTAATGCGGTGGCAAAGCTGGGGGCTGTGTTGTTGCGTATGGAAGATCAGCAGGCGATTGCGCGACAGATTTTGCCCTTTATGAAACGCCATCCCGAGGCGCTCGATTTGTTGCCTGTTGCGTCACAGTGGGCTTATCGGGCGGGGGATTACGAACGCGCTTCGGTGTATTGGAATCGGTTTTTGGAGCGGATTGATGCACAAACGCTGGCGTTGTACGTCGATCCAACCCCTATTTTGTCAGATGCACAACGCGCGGTCTATAATGCGCTTCCCGATACAGAGAAGCAAAATTTTATCGATCGGTTCTGGATGCAAAAGGATCTGGATCCGACGACAGAAGTGAATGAGCGTTTGCAAGAACACTATCAGCGGGTGTGGATGGCGCGGCAATATTTCGCAGAGTCTGCGTATCCCTATGATAGGCGCGGTGAGGTGTATTTGCGCTATGGCGAGCCGGATTATCGCTCGCGGTCTGGTCGCGCGCCCGGGGTGATGAGTGTTGCGGTGCAGCGGGTGAAGGACGAGTTGTACGCGCAGTTGTACACGCGCCCATCCGAAGGCGCGCTTGTGGGCACGGTGTTTCCCGTGCGGAGTTCGCGCGCGATGATGGCCGATTCGTTTGACATGATGGTGGGGAGAAGAGCCGTGGCTTCTCATGTTATGGGTGATGGATATTTGCCGGTTACGTCTGGTGAAGATAATAGTCTCGTGCCCTGGGAATCGTGGGTGTATGTGACGATTGGTGGGGGGATGGAGATTACATTTACGGATGAGATGGGATCGGGGCATTTCAATTTTGCGCCGATTCCGCTGCGCCAGCCGATAGGGATGCGGTCCATAGCCAGGATTCAAGAAAATGCACCGGAAACGGTTTATATGCAGGCTTTGGGCGAGATGCCAGAGCAATACCGACCGTGGTGGCAAACGCGAGAGTTGGAATTTTATTACGATGTGGCCGATGCGCGCGGGGGGTATTTCATGACGCGGGTGGATGTGGCTTATGGTTTGCCGATAGATGTGGTGAAGATCGGCAGAGGCGATTTGACGTTGGCTATTGCGCTTTATGATTCGGTGACAAACCGCGCGTTTCGCATGCGTCGAACGGTTGTGCGGAAAGACACGCCATCTGATTCGAATGCCATGCTGACCGATTTGTTGACCTTGCCCGTGCCGCCCGGTACTTATCATTTGACAGTGAAGGCGGAGAATGTCAGTGCCAATCGCGTCGGTTTGTTGCGGCAGGTTCTTGCGGTTGAGTCTTATGGCGATTCGGAATTGCAGATGAGCGATCCGGTATTGGCTGCGCAGATTGACGAGACGGATGTGGAGGATGCTTTTCGCCGACAGAATTTGCGGGTGTTGCCTTTGCCTACGCGCGCGTTTCTCGTTGGGCAGGAGATGGGGTTGTATTTTGAGGTGTATAATCTGGTGGCAGACGCGTTTGGACAGACGCGCTATCGCGTGACGATTCAGATTGCGGCTCTGGAACAGGTAGAGGGTTTGCGAATGCTGTTGACCGGGCAGGAGGTCAATCCCGAAGTGTCGATGTCGTTTGAACAGGTGGATACGCAGCCGAGCGTGCAGGTCTATCAGTTTGTCGATCTGACAAAGGCCAAACAGGGGCGCAATCGGGTAAAAATTATCGTGGAAGACTTAAATGCACGTATGCAAGTTGCAAAGGAGATTGTGTTTCGGTATGGGCAATAG
- a CDS encoding DEAD/DEAH box helicase family protein: protein MPSPPPNMRLVFDDGTLVLLDPPADYEPPSPFIWDSRVGRWRAQAHRYRDVVEALQDRGVGIKNVVPRYNRLKLNFNREHTPHPHQAEAFDAWQSNQYRGVVVLPTGSGKSLLALMGIAEVGRSTLVVAPTIDLMNQWYDLLKDAFSCDIGILGGGYHELEDLTVTTYDSAYMHMDRYGNRFGFLVFDEVHHLPGESYSHGAELSIAPYRLGLTATLERPDGRHLMLRDLVGPTVYEKGIRDLSGDYLSEYNTERIEVDMVAEERVEYETARSQFSAFLESKNLRLGSASGWQNFVRLSARSSDGRRAMLAYRRYRKIALGTTAKLRVLEDLLKKHPRDRMLIFTNDNETVYTISEQFLIPAITHQTRTKERREILKAFNEGDILALVTSRVLNEGVNVPEANVAVVLSGTSTIREHVLRLGRILRRREGKHAILYEVISRNTVEDRISRRRRQHDAYDGKQREMF from the coding sequence TTGCCATCTCCACCTCCCAACATGCGCCTCGTGTTCGACGATGGCACGCTCGTTCTTCTGGATCCGCCAGCGGACTATGAACCGCCATCTCCGTTTATATGGGATAGCCGCGTGGGACGCTGGCGCGCTCAGGCGCATCGGTATCGCGATGTTGTAGAAGCATTACAGGATCGGGGTGTTGGCATAAAAAATGTGGTCCCGCGCTACAATCGTCTCAAACTCAATTTCAACCGAGAACACACCCCACATCCGCATCAGGCTGAAGCCTTTGATGCCTGGCAATCAAACCAATATCGCGGCGTGGTTGTTCTGCCCACGGGGTCGGGCAAGTCACTTCTGGCTCTGATGGGTATTGCTGAAGTTGGTCGCAGTACGCTTGTTGTCGCGCCTACGATTGATCTTATGAATCAGTGGTATGACTTGCTCAAAGATGCCTTTTCATGCGATATCGGTATCCTGGGAGGGGGATATCACGAGCTTGAAGACCTCACTGTAACGACTTACGACAGTGCGTATATGCACATGGACCGCTACGGCAATCGCTTTGGTTTTCTGGTTTTTGACGAGGTCCATCACCTGCCCGGCGAATCCTATTCCCACGGTGCAGAACTTTCTATTGCCCCCTATCGCCTGGGGCTTACAGCCACGCTCGAACGTCCCGATGGTCGCCATCTTATGCTGCGCGATCTCGTGGGTCCAACCGTTTATGAAAAGGGCATTCGCGATCTGTCTGGCGATTATCTTTCTGAGTACAATACAGAGCGCATAGAAGTCGATATGGTAGCCGAGGAGCGCGTCGAATACGAAACTGCGCGTTCGCAATTCAGTGCTTTTCTGGAGTCCAAGAATCTGCGGTTGGGCAGTGCCTCTGGATGGCAAAATTTCGTGCGCCTCTCAGCGCGTTCCAGCGACGGCCGAAGGGCGATGCTCGCCTATCGTCGCTATCGAAAAATCGCTCTGGGTACAACCGCTAAGTTGCGCGTGCTGGAAGATCTGCTGAAAAAACACCCGCGTGACCGCATGCTCATTTTCACCAATGACAACGAAACTGTTTATACGATTTCAGAACAATTTCTCATTCCCGCCATTACGCACCAGACCCGCACGAAGGAGCGCAGGGAAATCCTCAAAGCTTTTAATGAGGGCGATATTCTCGCGCTTGTGACTTCTCGCGTGCTCAACGAAGGGGTCAACGTACCTGAAGCCAATGTAGCAGTTGTGCTTTCGGGCACGAGTACTATCCGCGAGCACGTCCTGCGATTGGGGCGCATTTTGCGTCGTCGCGAAGGCAAACACGCCATTCTCTACGAAGTGATCTCTCGCAATACAGTCGAAGACCGAATTTCTCGCCGCCGCAGGCAACACGATGCGTACGATGGGAAGCAACGCGAGATGTTTTGA
- a CDS encoding M48 family metalloprotease, with translation MYRFQSLAILAGIVGLFALVGYSLFGWTGVVLIIAGSLIFNLFSLSGSARMILSFHRARPISEWEMPELYRISEALAARANISTPSLAIYPSDMPNAFALGVGNGVVALSSGLLRLLDRREIAGVLAHEFAHLKNRDSLLNLSAGLFVRAISFLSTLFGILVFLLFLSGAWLSIGTNLIPLILLTSIAPYGAIFLHATLMRTREFLADRDAAMLTGDPGGLGNALIKLEQANRYLSRLQRRFRFIYTSDARTGPRWLRTHPPTEERVRALCEISDRTRPFPSAPVLPASRPIGPRRIIIT, from the coding sequence ATGTATCGCTTCCAATCCCTCGCCATACTCGCCGGCATCGTGGGGCTGTTTGCCCTCGTGGGTTATTCCCTTTTTGGCTGGACCGGCGTTGTGCTCATTATCGCTGGTAGTCTCATATTTAACCTGTTTTCTCTGAGTGGATCTGCGCGAATGATACTCTCCTTTCACCGCGCACGTCCTATTTCAGAATGGGAAATGCCCGAGTTGTACCGCATTTCCGAAGCCCTTGCCGCGCGGGCAAATATTTCGACGCCCAGCCTTGCGATATATCCTTCGGACATGCCCAATGCCTTTGCGCTTGGCGTTGGCAATGGCGTTGTGGCACTCAGTTCAGGATTGCTGAGATTGCTCGATAGACGTGAGATTGCAGGTGTTCTTGCACACGAATTTGCACATCTCAAAAACCGCGATAGCCTGTTAAATCTTTCTGCTGGACTATTTGTGCGAGCTATATCTTTTCTTTCGACTTTATTTGGCATTCTGGTCTTCCTACTTTTCCTCTCTGGCGCGTGGTTAAGCATTGGTACAAATCTGATCCCTTTGATCTTGCTCACCAGTATTGCGCCTTATGGCGCCATCTTTCTGCATGCAACCCTGATGCGTACGCGAGAATTTCTCGCGGATCGCGATGCTGCCATGCTCACTGGTGATCCCGGTGGCCTGGGCAATGCCCTGATCAAATTGGAACAGGCAAATCGTTACCTTTCCCGCCTGCAACGCCGTTTTCGATTTATTTATACATCTGATGCCAGGACTGGTCCGCGCTGGCTTCGCACACATCCGCCCACAGAGGAACGGGTTCGTGCGCTCTGTGAAATCAGTGATCGCACAAGACCTTTTCCATCTGCGCCCGTTTTACCAGCGAGCAGGCCAATCGGTCCGCGGCGTATTATAATTACTTAA
- a CDS encoding carbon-nitrogen hydrolase family protein, with amino-acid sequence MSELQLESIEPWAPHPTAAPLTERSGDTLAIAANGTRTCIGGWQIAYSGVEAGKIYEIVAQSQFQDVDTARDVLRCEAYWGHLDRDSGRRGEVLSWDYLLPEWNGDTVQFSRRLTAPEDAEHLTVRYTFRWSVVGSSEWQLPKVVATEVAESYKSVKICVATGRREDRDRRFESIQDNVDLYLSLCREICEKEKPDLIVLPEIALQYGIKGSPLELAVPVPGPEAEPFADVARDYGVYVLLGVIERDGDAVHNTAVLFAPDGGVDGKYRKVHLAVGGEMDSGILPGDDFPVFDTEIGRIGCNICMDSSAAESSRMIGLNGADFLLLPIMGDHRAWHPEDHTWDPERFRGIMQTRALDNQLCMVVAVNRAEGSCIIDRTGHVLAWNDGSERFVAAEVNLVDGFRPKSRGCFRGINWMQRRPHTYRAFVDEKNAGTLKTEAY; translated from the coding sequence ATGTCAGAGTTACAGCTTGAGTCTATTGAACCCTGGGCGCCGCATCCGACCGCTGCGCCGTTGACAGAACGCAGTGGGGATACGCTGGCAATTGCCGCAAATGGGACGCGCACCTGTATTGGCGGATGGCAGATCGCGTATTCGGGTGTGGAGGCCGGCAAGATATATGAGATCGTTGCCCAGTCGCAGTTTCAAGATGTGGATACGGCACGCGATGTGTTGCGCTGTGAGGCGTATTGGGGCCACCTGGATCGGGACAGTGGGCGGCGCGGCGAAGTTCTGTCCTGGGATTATCTCCTTCCCGAGTGGAATGGGGATACCGTGCAATTTTCGCGGCGTCTCACTGCTCCGGAAGATGCCGAACATCTGACCGTGCGCTATACGTTTCGCTGGTCGGTTGTGGGATCATCCGAATGGCAGTTGCCCAAAGTGGTCGCGACGGAAGTGGCAGAATCATACAAGTCCGTGAAAATTTGTGTCGCGACGGGACGGAGAGAAGATCGAGACCGGCGGTTTGAGTCGATTCAGGACAATGTCGATCTTTATTTGTCTTTGTGCCGGGAGATATGTGAAAAAGAAAAACCCGATTTGATTGTGTTGCCCGAGATCGCATTGCAATACGGGATTAAAGGGAGTCCATTGGAACTGGCAGTGCCCGTGCCGGGCCCCGAGGCGGAGCCATTTGCGGATGTTGCGCGCGATTATGGCGTATATGTGCTGTTGGGTGTGATTGAACGAGATGGCGATGCCGTTCACAATACAGCCGTGTTGTTCGCGCCCGATGGCGGCGTGGATGGCAAATATCGCAAGGTGCATCTGGCGGTGGGTGGCGAGATGGATTCGGGTATTTTGCCGGGTGATGATTTTCCTGTATTTGATACAGAGATTGGACGGATTGGGTGCAATATATGTATGGATTCTTCGGCGGCGGAGTCATCGCGGATGATCGGGTTAAACGGCGCGGACTTTTTGTTGTTGCCAATTATGGGCGATCACCGCGCGTGGCATCCAGAAGATCATACGTGGGATCCCGAGCGCTTTCGCGGGATTATGCAGACGCGGGCGCTGGACAATCAGTTGTGTATGGTGGTGGCGGTAAATCGCGCGGAGGGCAGTTGTATTATTGATCGCACCGGGCATGTGCTGGCATGGAATGATGGCAGTGAACGGTTTGTGGCCGCGGAGGTGAATCTCGTGGATGGATTCAGACCAAAGAGTCGCGGGTGCTTTCGCGGGATTAACTGGATGCAGCGACGACCACATACCTATCGCGCTTTTGTCGATGAAAAGAACGCAGGGACCTTGAAAACTGAGGCGTATTGA
- a CDS encoding class I SAM-dependent methyltransferase — protein sequence MKGNSVHIEDLFTSAQRVLIDHLHSRDQEERRAGSTDPLRLKAASPEVAQYLCLTAVHQRARTLVEFGTSHGYSTLHLAAAAQHTGGRVFTLDQMSEKTAAAQGNLRAAGLNHLVECHTGTGNAFIAALPDCVDFVFVDFGLHAFAPMFDMLESRLRSGAFLFVDGWSAVEQWYMDPDWATFKSRLDETPDYLTCILPLQKSHLIAIKLS from the coding sequence TTGAAAGGGAATTCTGTGCATATCGAAGATCTCTTTACCTCAGCCCAACGGGTGCTTATCGATCACCTTCACAGCCGCGACCAGGAGGAGCGCCGCGCTGGCTCTACCGATCCGCTGCGCCTCAAGGCTGCCAGTCCAGAGGTGGCACAGTATCTGTGTCTTACCGCGGTTCACCAACGGGCGAGGACGCTGGTCGAGTTTGGCACTTCACACGGCTATTCCACTTTGCATCTGGCCGCGGCAGCCCAGCACACGGGAGGCCGCGTTTTCACCCTGGACCAGATGTCCGAAAAAACTGCGGCGGCTCAGGGCAATTTGCGAGCTGCTGGTCTGAACCACCTGGTAGAGTGCCACACCGGTACTGGTAATGCCTTTATCGCAGCCCTTCCCGATTGCGTGGATTTCGTTTTTGTTGACTTTGGGCTGCACGCTTTTGCGCCTATGTTCGATATGCTGGAAAGCCGTCTGAGATCAGGGGCTTTCCTTTTTGTCGATGGATGGTCTGCGGTCGAACAATGGTACATGGATCCGGATTGGGCCACTTTTAAGAGCCGCCTGGATGAGACGCCCGATTATCTGACGTGTATTCTGCCTCTGCAAAAATCTCACCTCATTGCCATTAAACTGTCCTGA
- a CDS encoding FGGY-family carbohydrate kinase, with protein MSNLYLGLDASTQSLSAIIIDIDTRKVVYDISLNYDETLPHYGTQNGVLDHLDPKIVHSPPLMWAEALDVLFDKMKTEGITLGNIRAISGSGQQHGSVYLKTADTLSNLNPSKSLVENLGDIFSRDTSPIWMDSSTRAECDEICDALGGLQATASATGSTTFERFTGPQIRKFYKTQPDAYNNTAHIMLVSSFMASLIAGKVAPIDHGDGAGMNLMDIQTRTYHAAALDATAPDLSHRLPPLAESRAIIGTVNPYFVDKYGVNPNAQALVWSGDNPNSVIGLGLIREGLVAISLGTSDTYFGTMKNCQTDPRGEGHVFVSPTGDYMTLICFKNGSLAREAVRQSHGLDWDGFSHALQSTPPGNNGKILLPYFEPEIVPNVLKPGVHRFDLDEQDADGNCRAVVEAQMMSMRIHSEWMGVRPSAIYVTGGASVNPEILQIMADVQNCPVHQFEVTNSAALGAALRAAHAYLNTTWEDISKGIAEPISGSVVNPTDPAVYDELVKKYAECEQIALGI; from the coding sequence ATGAGCAACCTCTATCTCGGGCTTGACGCCAGCACGCAGAGCTTGAGTGCTATTATCATAGACATCGACACCCGCAAAGTCGTGTACGACATTTCACTGAACTACGACGAAACGCTACCGCATTATGGCACTCAAAATGGCGTCCTCGACCACCTCGACCCCAAAATTGTTCACTCCCCACCTCTCATGTGGGCGGAAGCCCTCGATGTGCTTTTTGACAAAATGAAAACCGAGGGTATAACCCTCGGCAATATCCGGGCCATCTCTGGCTCGGGACAACAACACGGCTCTGTCTATCTCAAAACCGCGGATACCTTATCCAATCTCAACCCATCAAAATCCCTCGTAGAAAACCTCGGCGATATATTCTCCCGCGACACATCTCCCATCTGGATGGACTCCTCTACCCGCGCCGAATGCGATGAAATTTGCGACGCCCTCGGCGGTCTTCAAGCCACAGCCAGCGCCACGGGATCCACCACCTTTGAGCGCTTCACAGGCCCACAGATCCGCAAATTCTACAAAACACAACCCGATGCTTATAACAACACCGCACACATCATGCTCGTCTCTTCCTTCATGGCCTCTCTGATCGCGGGCAAAGTTGCCCCCATCGATCACGGCGATGGCGCAGGCATGAACCTGATGGACATTCAGACCCGAACCTATCATGCCGCCGCGCTCGACGCCACAGCCCCCGACCTATCCCACCGCCTGCCTCCGCTCGCAGAATCCCGCGCAATTATCGGCACTGTGAACCCCTACTTTGTCGATAAATACGGCGTCAACCCCAATGCACAGGCACTCGTCTGGTCGGGTGACAATCCCAACAGCGTCATCGGCCTCGGTCTTATCCGCGAGGGCCTCGTCGCCATCTCACTCGGCACCAGCGACACCTACTTTGGCACAATGAAAAATTGCCAGACCGACCCACGCGGCGAAGGTCACGTCTTTGTCTCACCCACTGGCGACTACATGACCCTCATCTGTTTCAAAAACGGCTCCCTCGCCCGCGAAGCCGTACGCCAATCTCATGGTCTGGACTGGGACGGTTTTTCCCATGCACTCCAATCCACCCCTCCGGGAAATAATGGCAAAATCCTGCTCCCCTATTTTGAACCCGAAATCGTGCCCAATGTCCTCAAACCCGGCGTACACCGTTTTGACCTCGACGAACAGGACGCCGATGGCAATTGCCGCGCAGTCGTCGAGGCACAAATGATGTCCATGCGCATTCACTCAGAATGGATGGGCGTGCGTCCTTCAGCCATCTACGTCACAGGCGGGGCATCGGTCAATCCCGAAATTCTCCAGATCATGGCCGACGTGCAAAACTGCCCCGTTCACCAATTTGAAGTCACCAACAGCGCAGCCCTCGGCGCAGCCCTCCGCGCAGCGCATGCGTACCTCAATACCACCTGGGAAGACATCAGCAAGGGCATCGCCGAACCCATATCCGGCTCCGTCGTCAACCCAACCGACCCCGCAGTATATGACGAACTGGTCAAAAAATATGCCGAATGCGAGCAAATCGCGCTCGGCATATAA
- a CDS encoding TetR/AcrR family transcriptional regulator codes for MGRTSDAKERLIQAAMDLFLTRSYTDVGVQELCKTAGIKKGSFYHFFETKQDLVLASLDQWWEITRETAWERAFSSERPPLERISRFFELVYEQNCQFYEQHKQLCGCPFGNLAVEMSAHEPLIRHKIDRIFEDVIGRLQRTLDEAVEASDLSPMDTRETALALWAYYEGILILAKARQDLDLLKRLGQRAVRFLQVSRRHVA; via the coding sequence ATGGGACGCACGAGCGATGCAAAAGAGCGGCTGATACAGGCTGCGATGGATTTGTTTTTAACGCGCAGTTATACCGACGTGGGCGTACAGGAATTGTGCAAAACTGCTGGGATAAAAAAAGGGAGCTTTTACCACTTCTTTGAGACCAAACAAGACCTGGTACTGGCTTCATTAGATCAATGGTGGGAGATTACACGGGAGACCGCCTGGGAGCGGGCATTTTCATCAGAACGACCACCCCTGGAGCGGATTTCGCGTTTTTTTGAACTGGTCTATGAGCAAAACTGCCAATTTTACGAGCAGCACAAACAACTTTGCGGATGTCCGTTTGGCAACCTCGCCGTGGAAATGAGCGCGCACGAGCCGCTGATCCGCCATAAAATTGATCGCATCTTTGAGGATGTAATCGGCCGGTTACAAAGAACACTCGACGAAGCAGTAGAAGCCAGTGATCTGTCCCCCATGGACACGCGGGAAACAGCGCTGGCATTGTGGGCGTATTACGAAGGTATTTTGATACTGGCCAAAGCGCGGCAAGACCTGGATCTATTAAAACGGCTGGGACAGCGTGCCGTGCGATTTTTGCAAGTATCGCGGCGACATGTGGCGTGA